In Phormidium ambiguum IAM M-71, a single window of DNA contains:
- a CDS encoding RNA-binding S4 domain-containing protein, producing MKTQTIKLDQFLKLKGIASTGGQAKLMIQSGEVKVNGSSETRRGRQLVAGDSVTVAGKRFTVE from the coding sequence ATGAAAACTCAAACCATTAAGCTTGACCAATTTTTAAAGTTAAAGGGAATTGCATCAACTGGCGGACAAGCAAAGCTGATGATTCAGTCAGGTGAAGTTAAGGTAAATGGTAGCTCAGAAACGCGACGTGGAAGACAATTAGTTGCGGGAGATTCTGTTACAGTGGCAGGTAAAAGATTTACTGTTGAGTGA